A genomic segment from Oncorhynchus clarkii lewisi isolate Uvic-CL-2024 chromosome 12, UVic_Ocla_1.0, whole genome shotgun sequence encodes:
- the LOC139422283 gene encoding uncharacterized protein produces MSKPLTGKERQEVINREDCDFKSFNKMMKQQRKTEVIFIWVLAIWLSSVVNSESKVELRTSTEVKSQCDQNVSLQCDIMSSSPLEIILFSWVWKMKRLCVVNATGVFSFPGVRCDITNNTLTLNLTRVMPSSQGNYTCKLRSNLTITAANTTVTMQECLRTSEHKVFQNESQIECQLFGVYPEGTVHWFLGSENITEFASTKSQLDEEGLFDIRSTLPTQAGTEPYNCSLWIPSSGTYSSHKQLHYSRVISSGTKTRSRLLLVFILVGLIIIT; encoded by the exons ATGAGTAAACCACTCACGGGAAAAGAGAGGCAGGAAGTCATAAACAGAGAAGACTGTGATTTTAAGAGCTTTAACAAGATG ATGAAACAACAGAGAAAAACAGAGGTCATTTTTATCTGGGTCTTAGCCATCTGGCTCTCTTCAGTTGTCAACAGTGAAA GTAAAGTGGAGCTGAGAACCAGTACTGAGGTAAAGTCTCAGTGTGATCAGAATGTGTCCCTGCAGTGTGACATCATGTCATCGAGCCCACTCGAGATCATTCTCTTTTCCTGGGTATGGAAAATGAAACGGCTGTGTGTGGTCAATGCCACTGGTGTATTCTCCTTTCCTGGCGTCCGGTGTGACATCACAAACAACACCCTCACACTCAATCTGACTCGGGTGATGCCGTCCAGTCAGGGTAACTACACCTGCAAACTGCGCTCCAACCTAACGATCACAGCTGCCAACACCACTGTGACAATGCAAG AGTGCCTAAGGACATCTGAGCACAAAGTGTTCCAGAATGAGTCTCAGATTGAGTGCCAGTTATTTGGAGTTTACCCAGAAGGCACAGTACACTGGTTCCTGGGCTCTGAGAATATAACAGAGTTCGCCAGCACCAAGAGCCAGCTGGATGAAGAGGGGCTGTTTGATATAAGGAGTACCCTGCCTACCCAGGCTGGGACTGAGCCTTACAACTGCTCCTTGTGGATACCTAGTAGTGGAACCTACAGCTCTCACAAACAGCTGCACTACTCCAGAGTGATCTCTTCAGGGACAAAGACTAGGAGCAGACTGCTGTTGGTCTTCATCCTGGTTGGACTCATAATCATAACATAG